In Serinicoccus marinus DSM 15273, the genomic stretch GCACCGCCCGGGCAAGACTGCGGGCGTCCAGACGCTGGTCGGGTATGGTCCCGCGCGGTCCGCGACGCAGCCAGCCCGCGGTGTAGAGCCCGGGCTCGACCCGGCCCTCGGGCGAGGAGCCCGGCTCCACCGGGGTGTGGGGGCCGCCCGCGAACCCGACCGCCGTCACCACGTCGTCGGTCTCCAGGCCGACCTCGCCCCCGTCCCCCGAGAAGACGACCGCCCGGACCGCGTCGGTGCCCTCGAGACGGACGGGGGACAGACCGAACCACCACTCGACCCGCACGCGCTCGCGGTCCGGGCGGCTCTCGGCCAGGGAGAGGACGGCCTCGACGCGGGCGTCCCTGCTGTCCTCCTCGTCCGGGTCGACGCCGTGGACGACGTGTCGCACACCCCGGAGCGAGCCCAGCTCGCGCACCATGACGGGGTCGAACTTGGCGGCCGACGGCGTGCTGCGCCCCACGAGGTGGACCGTCCTGACCTCGCTGCACAGCCGCTCCCGGGCCTCGTCGTCGACATCGCTGCCGCCCAGGTCGTCGACGTCGCGGACGAGCATGCGCGTCACGTCCATCGCCACGTTGCCGTGGCCCACGACCACGACGGTCGGCCCGAGTCGCGGAGCCTCGTCCTCGTCGGGGTGGGCGTTGAGCAGGCGGGTGACCCGTCCCGCGCCGTGCACCCGCAGGAGGTCCGCCCCGGGGACGGGCAGGCGGGCGTCGGCCTGCAGGCCGGTCGCCAGGACCACCACGTCGTAGGCGCGGCGCAGCTCCTCCAGGGAGACGTCCGACCCGAGCCGCAGGTTGCCCCGGAACTGCACGCCCTCGGACATGAACAGGCGGTCGAACTGGCGGACCACCGTCTTGGTGCCCTGGTGGTCGGCGGCCACCCCGTGCCGCACCAGCCCGTAGGGCGTCGGGAGCTCGTCGATGACGTCGACCGGTGCCGCGGGAAAGGTGCTCCGCAGGGCCAGGGCGCTGAAGGCGCCGGCCGGACCCGACCCCACGACGGCGATCCGCGGCGCGAGGTCGGACGTCTTCTCCCCGGCCGTGGGTTGCCCGTCCGCCGGCGCTGCGGGCTCCCCGGGCGTCCGTGTCCCGGTCCAGGTCACCGGGAGCCGCGTCATACCCCGGAACACCCATCCCCCGATCTCGGCCTCACGAGCCCGGGAGAGGGCCAGCCCGTCGAGGCGACGGAACAGGAGAGGGAGCGCCACGTCGGCGACCTCGGCCCGGGCGACCCAGGCGCCCAGGCAGACGTGGACCCCCTTGCCGAAGGCCAGGTGGGGCTTGACCTCTCGACGGATGTCGAAGCGCGCGGCATCCGGCCACACCCCTTCGTCCCGGTTGGCGGACAGGATGCAGATGCCCAGCTTGGCCCCTTGGGGCAGCCGGACCCCCTCGAGGACGGTGTCCCGGGTGACCTGCCGGGAGTACAGGCCGATGGGGGCGACCCACCGGATGGCCTCGTCGAACACCGACTGCCAGAGGGAGGGGTCGGCTTCCACGGCGGCACGCTGCTCGGGGTGGGTCAGCACGGCCCAGGCGGCGACCCCCAGGGCGTCCCGGGGCTCGTTGAGTCCGCCCCCGATGGTCATTTTGACGTTCGCCCGGATGCGCTCCAGCGGCATCTCGTAGTCCGGGATGCGGAGCAGCTGGGAGAGCAGCGAGGCGTCGGGGTGGTCCTGGTGCCACCGCAGCATCTCGTCGAGGGCGGTGTCGACCTCCTCGTAGGAGGCAAGGCCGGCGGCCCAGACGTCCGGGTCGTCGGCATAGTTGCCGGTGGCGTCGATCATCGTCTGTGACCAGCGCTGCAGGTCCTGCTGCGACGCGTTGTGCAGGCCGATGATCTCG encodes the following:
- a CDS encoding cytochrome P450, translating into MTIDAPVADWVTIPDLYRDPFPLYERLRSEGGVHWVPQVGRYLVTSYAAVHETELDQEVYSADEEGSLQIRAMGHSMLRRDDPEHYRERTAWQPALRPGAVKRTWTEVFRRNAERYLDEFLSRGPEADLVWDFAAPYAAENLREIIGLHNASQQDLQRWSQTMIDATGNYADDPDVWAAGLASYEEVDTALDEMLRWHQDHPDASLLSQLLRIPDYEMPLERIRANVKMTIGGGLNEPRDALGVAAWAVLTHPEQRAAVEADPSLWQSVFDEAIRWVAPIGLYSRQVTRDTVLEGVRLPQGAKLGICILSANRDEGVWPDAARFDIRREVKPHLAFGKGVHVCLGAWVARAEVADVALPLLFRRLDGLALSRAREAEIGGWVFRGMTRLPVTWTGTRTPGEPAAPADGQPTAGEKTSDLAPRIAVVGSGPAGAFSALALRSTFPAAPVDVIDELPTPYGLVRHGVAADHQGTKTVVRQFDRLFMSEGVQFRGNLRLGSDVSLEELRRAYDVVVLATGLQADARLPVPGADLLRVHGAGRVTRLLNAHPDEDEAPRLGPTVVVVGHGNVAMDVTRMLVRDVDDLGGSDVDDEARERLCSEVRTVHLVGRSTPSAAKFDPVMVRELGSLRGVRHVVHGVDPDEEDSRDARVEAVLSLAESRPDRERVRVEWWFGLSPVRLEGTDAVRAVVFSGDGGEVGLETDDVVTAVGFAGGPHTPVEPGSSPEGRVEPGLYTAGWLRRGPRGTIPDQRLDARSLARAVHEDVADGAVTVSAAGLPPRAREVSFDGWRRIDARERLAAAPGRRRTKLASREAQLEAAADASVELPEPDEAGVHLPPGTALTILFATESGGAELVAEDLHRALGEDADVQVQDLGMTTPDDLDPGRAHLLICSTYGDGEVPTSARPFHASLQSGSTDLHGLRYAVFGMGDRSYTRTYSRGSELLDEALTASGATRFGQYGRHDASGPDAAAEAAVEWLESVLPELTGPADV